In Senegalia massiliensis, a genomic segment contains:
- the flgL gene encoding flagellar hook-associated protein FlgL codes for MRITNNMMISNMMTNVNKNLQGLSKVQDKMQTGKKFQLPSDDPIGVSKSLKYYTDLSRIEQYKRNVDDATSWMEVTESAVSQIGDILERARELTVQAANDGTNTGEDKEKVSAEIKQLREQIIKVANTKHAGRAIFSGYKTADDLIDSDGNYNIDLNTDEKTKYNVGSADTIDVNVVGTELFGLSNNGYKQDVSKGDTSEMIRVFDKLIQGLDSDDVTSIDESITEIDETVSNVLSVRAKIGAKTNRLELNKNRLEDQTLSVTKLLSKNEDVDIAEVVIELKTRETVYQASLHAGARIIQPSLIDFLR; via the coding sequence ATGAGAATAACAAATAATATGATGATATCTAATATGATGACAAATGTAAATAAAAACTTACAAGGTTTAAGTAAAGTTCAAGATAAAATGCAAACAGGAAAGAAATTCCAGTTACCTTCAGACGATCCAATAGGAGTGTCAAAGAGTTTAAAATATTATACAGACTTATCCAGAATAGAGCAATACAAAAGAAATGTAGACGATGCAACATCTTGGATGGAGGTAACAGAATCAGCAGTGTCCCAAATAGGAGATATATTAGAGAGAGCAAGGGAGCTTACAGTACAAGCTGCAAATGATGGGACAAATACAGGTGAGGATAAAGAAAAAGTTTCAGCAGAAATAAAACAATTGAGAGAACAAATAATAAAGGTAGCGAATACTAAACACGCAGGAAGGGCTATATTTTCAGGATATAAAACAGCAGATGATTTGATTGATAGTGATGGAAATTATAATATAGATTTAAATACTGATGAAAAAACCAAATATAATGTAGGCTCAGCAGATACTATAGATGTAAATGTAGTAGGAACAGAATTATTCGGTTTATCAAATAATGGGTATAAACAAGATGTTTCAAAAGGAGATACATCAGAAATGATAAGAGTATTTGATAAGCTGATACAAGGATTAGATTCAGATGATGTTACAAGTATAGATGAAAGTATAACAGAGATAGATGAGACTGTATCTAATGTATTATCAGTAAGAGCAAAAATAGGAGCAAAGACTAATAGATTGGAACTTAATAAGAATAGATTAGAAGATCAAACATTAAGTGTAACTAAACTATTATCTAAAAATGAAGATGTAGATATTGCAGAGGTAGTAATAGAATTAAAAACAAGAGAAACTGTGTATCAAGCATCACT
- the flgK gene encoding flagellar hook-associated protein FlgK, which produces MSGWIGFNTAVSGLLASQKNLYTTNHNIANINTRGYSRQQNTQESNNPLNIAGIGFLGTGTNITAVNRIRDSYLDFKYWGEKAPVGEWTVKEDTLTEIQHIFNEPSESSIRKNLDELFTSFESLSTNPSDDSNRALVREKMMAFTKYLNSTSENLKSAQKEVNFEISTNIKNINSYSERIAGLNKEIHNIELDGSKANDLRDKRDLLVDELSEIVNINATETNGKFNVSIGGTILVEGEVSNRLKYPAPTVENPLNKEEKLYQLEWENGNKLKLTSGKLKGLIDVRDGTGHDSKYRGIPFYISRLNEFANIFAKQMNEVHQKGFTRDGNSGINMFQSDDGEAIDASNIKISDDIMDNLDNIAASSSSDPSDKENNDIILELLEKRNDNKFFKDTTPQGTPDDFMKSVLSTLAVDGQQSVRMKENGTVIVDGINTRRQSESGVSLDEEMSNMVKFQHSYNAAARMITTIDSIYDVTINRLGLVGR; this is translated from the coding sequence ATGAGTGGATGGATAGGGTTTAATACAGCAGTTTCAGGATTACTTGCTAGTCAAAAAAACCTATATACAACAAATCATAATATAGCAAATATAAATACAAGAGGATATAGTAGACAACAAAATACTCAAGAATCAAATAATCCACTTAATATTGCTGGAATAGGATTTTTGGGGACAGGTACTAATATAACAGCAGTTAATAGGATTAGAGATTCATACTTGGACTTTAAATATTGGGGAGAAAAAGCTCCAGTAGGCGAGTGGACAGTAAAAGAGGATACTCTTACTGAAATACAACATATATTTAATGAACCATCAGAAAGTAGTATTAGAAAAAATTTAGATGAGTTGTTTACATCTTTTGAGTCACTTTCAACAAATCCATCAGATGACTCTAATAGAGCACTTGTAAGAGAAAAAATGATGGCATTTACAAAATATTTAAATTCAACATCAGAAAACTTAAAATCAGCACAAAAAGAAGTTAATTTTGAGATATCAACTAATATTAAGAATATAAATAGTTATTCTGAGAGGATAGCAGGACTAAATAAAGAAATACATAATATAGAACTAGATGGAAGTAAAGCAAATGACTTAAGAGATAAAAGAGATTTATTGGTAGATGAATTATCAGAAATAGTAAATATAAATGCAACAGAAACAAATGGGAAGTTTAATGTATCAATAGGAGGTACAATACTTGTAGAAGGAGAAGTTTCCAATAGGCTTAAATATCCTGCACCTACAGTGGAAAATCCTTTAAACAAAGAAGAAAAATTATATCAGCTAGAATGGGAAAATGGAAATAAATTAAAACTTACATCAGGAAAACTTAAAGGACTTATAGATGTAAGAGATGGAACTGGACATGATAGTAAATATAGAGGAATTCCTTTTTATATATCTAGATTAAATGAATTTGCAAATATATTTGCAAAACAAATGAATGAAGTACATCAGAAAGGATTTACTAGAGATGGAAATAGTGGCATAAATATGTTCCAGTCAGATGATGGTGAAGCTATAGATGCATCTAATATAAAAATATCAGATGATATAATGGACAACTTGGATAATATAGCTGCATCAAGTAGTTCTGATCCTTCTGACAAAGAAAATAATGATATAATATTAGAATTATTAGAAAAGAGAAATGATAATAAATTTTTTAAAGATACTACACCTCAAGGTACTCCAGATGATTTTATGAAATCAGTATTATCTACATTAGCAGTAGATGGACAACAATCAGTACGAATGAAAGAAAATGGTACGGTTATAGTTGATGGAATAAATACTAGACGCCAATCAGAATCAGGAGTATCACTGGATGAAGAAATGAGTAATATGGTAAAATTTCAACATTCATATAATGCAGCAGCTCGAATGATTACTACAATAGATTCAATTTATGATGTTACAATAAATAGATTAGGCTTAGTAGGGAGATAA
- the flgK gene encoding flagellar hook-associated protein FlgK: protein MFQGLSSAISGLYTNKKALDTVSHNIANSNNPYYVRQDVIQASNGYTNVVGVNGQIGSGVKIADIRQIRDRFLDQRFRNEADNKGYFDARYSIFSQVEEIMNEPSDVGLSEVMDGLWNSFDELSKDPDNLTVRGMVRERAIAFVETVNHMSNQLSLLQVNLNKEISNKVEEINMISKDIAKLNGLITQSEATGVKANDLRDKRNALIDRLSLNININAVNKQNGAIDIYIGGRSLVSEENAREIEAKTVDNSFFEITWKNSNNSKVEISGGYLKGILESRGEFDSKDETYSSIIPSVKNRLDKFVNTVATKINEIHKKGVTLLGEPGQDFFVSKRNGSEIDASTIKLNDNLDTLNNIVASLSGDRGDGSIAKEIMDLRDLALFENQTADNYYRSIISDMGVEANRSMIMLETHNTIIQNIQNSRYAVSGVSMDEEMANMLKFQHSYTANSRVVNAIDEMIENVVNKMGRVGN from the coding sequence TTGTTTCAAGGATTATCATCAGCAATATCAGGATTATATACAAATAAAAAAGCATTAGATACAGTCAGTCACAATATAGCAAATAGTAATAACCCTTACTATGTTAGGCAAGATGTTATACAAGCATCTAATGGATATACAAATGTAGTGGGAGTAAATGGTCAAATTGGATCAGGTGTGAAAATAGCTGACATAAGACAAATAAGAGATAGATTTTTAGATCAACGATTTAGAAATGAAGCTGATAATAAAGGATATTTTGATGCAAGATATAGTATTTTTTCACAAGTAGAAGAAATAATGAATGAACCATCAGATGTAGGGTTAAGTGAAGTAATGGATGGACTTTGGAATAGTTTTGATGAACTGTCAAAAGATCCAGATAATTTAACAGTTAGGGGAATGGTAAGAGAAAGAGCCATAGCCTTTGTGGAGACAGTAAATCACATGTCAAATCAATTAAGTCTTTTACAAGTAAACTTAAATAAAGAGATATCAAATAAAGTAGAAGAAATAAATATGATATCAAAAGATATAGCAAAATTAAATGGTTTAATAACTCAAAGTGAGGCGACAGGTGTAAAGGCAAATGATTTAAGAGATAAAAGAAATGCATTAATAGATAGATTATCTTTAAATATAAATATTAATGCAGTCAATAAACAAAATGGTGCAATAGATATATACATTGGTGGAAGATCTCTTGTAAGTGAAGAGAATGCAAGAGAAATAGAAGCTAAGACTGTTGATAATTCATTTTTTGAGATAACTTGGAAAAATTCAAACAATTCAAAAGTAGAAATAAGTGGAGGATATTTAAAAGGGATACTTGAGTCAAGAGGAGAGTTTGATTCCAAAGATGAAACTTACTCTTCAATAATACCAAGTGTAAAAAACAGACTAGATAAGTTTGTAAATACTGTTGCAACAAAAATAAATGAGATACATAAAAAAGGTGTAACACTACTTGGAGAACCAGGACAAGACTTTTTTGTATCTAAAAGAAATGGTAGTGAAATAGATGCAAGTACTATAAAATTAAATGACAATTTAGATACGTTAAATAATATAGTAGCATCTTTATCAGGGGATAGAGGAGATGGAAGTATAGCAAAAGAAATTATGGACCTGCGTGATTTAGCACTTTTTGAAAATCAAACAGCAGACAATTATTATAGAAGTATTATATCTGATATGGGAGTAGAAGCAAATCGTTCTATGATAATGTTAGAAACTCACAATACCATAATTCAAAATATACAAAATAGCAGATATGCAGTTTCAGGAGTATCAATGGATGAAGAAATGGCAAATATGCTAAAATTTCAACATTCATATACTGCAAATAGTAGAGTAGTAAATGCAATAGATGAAATGATAGAAAATGTAGTAAATAAAATGGGTAGAGTAGGAAATTAA
- a CDS encoding flagellar protein FlgN: MKELVDVLIKVLDEEVVVYSKLLKNLDEKTQVLVDGDIKKLDEITKEEQSITETLVKLENLREKVLFNIAHKKEKSELDVSQILEFIEGQEKEILEEKRNKLVNILEKIKEKNVLNSRLIKDSLDYINLNIDLFTNRDSNLTYGKGKKNEQTASFFNKQA, encoded by the coding sequence ATGAAAGAATTAGTTGACGTATTAATAAAGGTATTAGATGAAGAAGTAGTAGTATATAGTAAATTACTTAAAAATTTAGATGAAAAAACCCAGGTATTAGTAGATGGAGATATAAAAAAATTAGATGAAATCACTAAAGAAGAACAATCTATAACTGAAACATTGGTGAAACTTGAAAATTTGAGAGAAAAAGTGCTTTTTAATATTGCTCATAAAAAAGAAAAAAGTGAACTTGATGTGTCTCAGATTTTAGAATTTATAGAAGGACAGGAAAAAGAAATATTAGAAGAAAAAAGAAATAAATTAGTAAATATATTAGAAAAAATAAAAGAAAAAAACGTACTTAATTCTAGACTAATAAAAGATTCACTTGATTATATAAATTTAAATATAGATTTATTTACAAATAGAGATAGTAATTTAACATATGGCAAAGGTAAGAAAAATGAACAAACTGCAAGCTTTTTTAATAAGCAAGCATAG
- the flgM gene encoding flagellar biosynthesis anti-sigma factor FlgM, translated as MKIFNNNINKIQSAYNKNKTNIDKSSKVDKKDQFIISDQGKMIQKAVKMAKDSPDIRKEKIEKIKTQMKNGNYNIDSKLVAQKILEDINMRKG; from the coding sequence ATGAAAATATTTAATAATAATATAAATAAAATACAGAGTGCATATAACAAAAATAAAACGAATATTGATAAAAGTTCAAAAGTAGATAAAAAAGATCAATTTATAATATCAGATCAAGGGAAAATGATTCAAAAGGCAGTTAAAATGGCAAAGGATTCTCCAGATATTCGAAAAGAAAAAATAGAAAAAATTAAGACACAAATGAAAAATGGAAATTACAATATTGATTCAAAATTAGTAGCCCAAAAGATATTAGAAGATATAAACATGAGAAAAGGCTAA
- a CDS encoding MerR family transcriptional regulator, whose product MNIKNCKKCGKIYNYDGFNICYHCRRKEEEMFFTVREYIYSNNKADIREVSEATGVSTKKILEFLRQGKLEIKEGSNLILDCERCSKPIKTGKFCNQCANEIEKELKGALKKDNVDNSKQNSYRTGNKLNVKNRR is encoded by the coding sequence ATGAATATAAAAAATTGTAAAAAATGTGGAAAAATATATAATTATGATGGGTTTAATATATGCTATCACTGTAGACGTAAAGAAGAAGAAATGTTTTTTACTGTTCGTGAATATATTTATAGTAATAATAAAGCAGATATTAGAGAAGTATCAGAAGCAACAGGAGTTTCTACAAAGAAGATATTGGAATTTTTAAGACAAGGAAAGCTTGAGATAAAAGAAGGAAGTAATTTGATACTTGATTGTGAAAGATGTTCTAAACCTATAAAAACTGGAAAGTTCTGCAATCAGTGTGCAAATGAAATAGAAAAAGAATTAAAAGGAGCACTAAAAAAAGATAATGTAGATAATAGTAAACAAAATAGTTATAGAACAGGAAACAAATTAAACGTAAAAAACAGAAGATAA
- a CDS encoding ComF family protein: MKILDRISELIYPEKNICFICDEYEDAIKNHLCIECRDKLEFLEQTISEDIVCPLRYTDGIREIIFKYKYGKNPYLYKMLGPLLLEEFIKRNINDIDLIVPIPMTRRKKSKRGFNQSELLAKYLSEKLNIELDTRNLVKFKKTKSQSGLSKSFRRVNIRRAFKIIDKEIFADKNVLIVDDIITTGATYTEAKRNIMDANAKKTYLITIASGRDI; this comes from the coding sequence ATGAAAATATTAGATAGAATATCAGAGCTTATTTATCCAGAAAAAAATATATGCTTTATATGTGATGAATATGAAGATGCTATCAAGAATCATTTATGTATTGAATGTAGAGATAAATTGGAGTTTCTAGAACAAACAATATCAGAAGATATAGTTTGTCCTCTTCGTTATACAGATGGTATAAGAGAAATAATATTTAAATATAAATATGGTAAAAATCCTTATTTATATAAAATGCTAGGACCATTATTGTTAGAAGAATTCATAAAACGAAATATAAATGATATTGATTTAATAGTGCCTATTCCAATGACAAGGAGAAAAAAGTCTAAAAGAGGATTTAATCAGTCAGAATTACTTGCAAAGTATCTTTCAGAAAAGTTAAATATAGAATTAGATACTAGAAATTTAGTCAAATTTAAAAAGACAAAATCTCAATCAGGATTATCAAAATCTTTTAGACGGGTAAATATAAGGAGAGCATTTAAAATAATAGATAAAGAAATATTTGCTGATAAAAATGTACTTATAGTAGATGACATTATAACTACAGGAGCTACATACACTGAGGCAAAAAGAAATATAATGGATGCTAATGCTAAAAAAACTTATCTAATAACAATAGCAAGTGGTAGGGATATATAA
- the recD2 gene encoding SF1B family DNA helicase RecD2, translated as MISIKGSVEEIIFKNDSNGYIVAILETEDDIITIVGYIPILNIGETIKVEGNWEHHKTFGQQLKVENYEPVVPATLNGIINYLASGLISGIGPKTAEKIVEKFGENSLDVIQYDPQKLKEVEGIGSKKVKKIAESFSEQRELRDVMLFLQQYGISSKFGVRIYKKYGNKTIQKVKENPYRLSEEVFGIGFKMADKIAMEMGIAFDSVYRIRAGIKFAIMKFTTEGHTYMPKETLVNKSKEVLSIDEEIIDNGITQMAIDNNIKLENIDGEIVVYSIPFYTAEANVSKKLIELSNVELNDLDIDVDNQINEIENEEGIKLAGRQKEAIEQSIDNGVLVVTGGPGTGKTTTINSIIKIFEKKDLKVTLGAPTGRAAKRMSEATGKEAKTIHRLLEYSFVDEEIGMAFGVDDGTPMESDVVIIDEVSMVDILLMNHLLKAIMPGTRLILVGDVDQLPSVGAGNVLRDIIDSKLIKIVELDEIFRQAKESMIVVNAHRINKGEYPHLNKKDKDFFFMKRNNPSQIVDTILELAYRRLRKFNGYDPIKDIQVLSPMKKGDAGVNSLNNSLQAMLNPKSKIKAERKIADTIFRVGDKVMQIKNNYNSEWEIIENGKSVEKGKGVFNGDLGIITKIDHEESELIVEFDDKRVVVYPFSGLDELRLAYATTIHKSQGSEFPVVIIPILWGPPMLLTRNLLYTGITRAKELVVLVGMERYLAMMIKNNKITTRYSGLSKRLNDMFNVYMRG; from the coding sequence TTGATATCTATAAAAGGTTCAGTAGAAGAAATAATATTTAAAAATGATTCAAATGGATATATCGTTGCAATACTTGAAACTGAAGATGATATAATTACAATAGTGGGATATATTCCTATATTAAATATAGGAGAAACTATAAAAGTAGAAGGAAATTGGGAGCATCATAAAACTTTTGGTCAGCAATTAAAAGTAGAAAATTATGAACCTGTAGTACCTGCTACACTTAATGGAATAATTAATTATTTAGCTTCAGGGTTAATATCAGGTATTGGCCCTAAAACTGCAGAAAAGATAGTTGAGAAATTTGGAGAAAATAGTTTAGATGTAATTCAATATGATCCACAAAAGTTAAAAGAAGTGGAAGGAATAGGAAGTAAAAAAGTTAAAAAGATCGCAGAATCTTTTAGTGAACAAAGAGAACTTCGTGATGTTATGTTATTTTTACAACAATATGGAATTAGTTCAAAATTTGGAGTAAGAATATATAAAAAATATGGAAATAAGACAATACAGAAGGTAAAGGAGAATCCATATAGATTATCAGAAGAAGTATTTGGCATAGGGTTTAAAATGGCAGATAAAATAGCTATGGAAATGGGTATAGCTTTTGACTCTGTTTATAGAATAAGAGCAGGGATAAAATTTGCAATTATGAAGTTTACCACTGAAGGTCATACATATATGCCAAAGGAAACACTTGTTAATAAGTCAAAAGAAGTGCTTTCCATAGATGAAGAGATAATAGACAATGGAATAACTCAAATGGCTATTGACAATAATATAAAGCTTGAAAACATAGACGGAGAAATAGTGGTATATTCTATACCTTTTTATACAGCAGAAGCAAATGTAAGTAAAAAATTAATAGAACTTTCAAATGTGGAATTAAATGATTTAGATATAGATGTAGATAATCAAATAAATGAAATAGAAAATGAAGAAGGTATAAAACTAGCTGGTAGACAAAAAGAAGCTATAGAACAATCTATAGATAATGGAGTTTTAGTAGTTACAGGTGGTCCTGGAACAGGAAAAACTACTACAATAAATAGCATAATAAAAATATTTGAGAAAAAAGATTTAAAAGTAACCCTTGGAGCACCTACTGGAAGAGCAGCTAAAAGAATGAGTGAAGCTACAGGAAAAGAAGCTAAAACTATTCATAGATTACTTGAATATTCATTTGTAGATGAAGAAATAGGGATGGCATTTGGAGTAGATGATGGTACTCCTATGGAAAGTGACGTAGTTATAATAGACGAAGTATCAATGGTAGATATACTTTTAATGAATCATTTATTAAAGGCAATTATGCCAGGAACTAGACTTATACTTGTAGGTGATGTAGATCAGTTGCCATCAGTTGGAGCGGGAAATGTACTTAGAGATATAATAGATTCAAAACTTATAAAAATAGTAGAATTAGATGAAATATTTAGACAAGCAAAGGAAAGTATGATAGTAGTAAATGCTCATAGAATAAATAAAGGAGAATATCCTCATTTAAATAAAAAAGACAAAGATTTCTTTTTTATGAAAAGAAATAATCCTTCTCAAATAGTAGATACCATACTTGAACTAGCCTATAGAAGACTTAGGAAGTTTAATGGATATGATCCAATAAAAGATATCCAAGTACTATCCCCAATGAAAAAAGGAGATGCAGGAGTAAATTCATTAAATAATAGTTTGCAGGCTATGTTAAATCCTAAATCTAAAATTAAAGCTGAAAGAAAAATAGCCGATACTATATTTAGAGTAGGCGATAAAGTAATGCAAATAAAAAATAATTATAATAGCGAGTGGGAGATAATAGAAAATGGTAAGTCAGTAGAAAAAGGAAAAGGAGTTTTTAATGGTGATTTAGGAATTATAACAAAAATTGATCATGAGGAATCAGAATTAATAGTAGAATTTGATGACAAAAGAGTAGTAGTATATCCATTTAGTGGATTAGATGAACTTAGACTTGCATATGCTACTACAATTCATAAATCTCAAGGTTCAGAGTTTCCAGTAGTTATAATTCCAATACTCTGGGGTCCACCAATGCTTCTTACAAGGAATTTACTATATACAGGAATAACACGTGCTAAAGAATTAGTAGTACTTGTAGGAATGGAAAGATATTTAGCTATGATGATAAAAAATAATAAAATTACCACAAGATATTCAGGGTTATCTAAAAGATTGAATGATATGTTTAATGTATATATGAGAGGTTAA
- a CDS encoding competence protein ComK: MIEIDKILINKIIAILPIYLDTKGNSTKIIIENKEDMFIYSRTIRVLKSIAGYFTLDLRKVRNEYGKIIESKNMVPIPLTKRDILIPMKTRKPISKNDGSIGYFNLKYIEDILKKDEDIYIKFITEREIKVLNTERTIIKHINDGKLVKQSYKEKLDSHIKEQNVNYNTPATKEDIALLIRELVDIKKRL, translated from the coding sequence ATGATAGAGATTGATAAGATACTAATAAATAAGATTATAGCAATACTTCCAATTTATTTAGACACAAAAGGAAATTCCACAAAAATAATTATTGAGAATAAAGAGGACATGTTTATTTATTCTAGAACTATCAGGGTTCTAAAATCCATAGCTGGATATTTCACATTAGATTTAAGAAAAGTAAGAAATGAATATGGAAAAATTATAGAATCAAAAAATATGGTACCAATACCCCTTACAAAAAGAGATATATTGATACCTATGAAAACGAGAAAACCTATATCTAAAAATGATGGCTCAATAGGTTATTTTAATTTAAAATATATAGAAGATATTTTGAAAAAAGATGAAGATATTTACATAAAATTTATTACAGAAAGAGAAATAAAAGTGTTAAATACTGAAAGAACAATAATAAAACATATAAACGATGGGAAACTAGTAAAACAATCCTATAAAGAAAAGTTGGATTCACATATAAAAGAACAAAATGTAAACTACAACACTCCTGCAACTAAGGAAGATATTGCACTTTTAATTAGAGAACTTGTTGATATTAAAAAAAGACTATGA
- a CDS encoding YvrJ family protein has translation MEIIFSQIANLGFPIVVSVFLLVRIESKLTDITSSINQLTKAIISKTKEEVL, from the coding sequence ATGGAGATAATATTTAGTCAAATTGCAAATTTAGGTTTTCCTATAGTTGTATCTGTATTTCTTTTAGTTAGAATAGAAAGCAAACTTACAGATATTACTTCTAGTATAAACCAACTTACAAAGGCTATAATATCAAAAACAAAAGAGGAAGTCTTATGA
- a CDS encoding DUF2922 domain-containing protein produces the protein MLSKKLELIFKNTMDRKTRISLDDPREDLTEVEITSAMNNIITQNIFETTGGDLVSIAGARIITTQIQDFSV, from the coding sequence ATGTTGAGCAAAAAACTAGAGTTAATATTTAAAAATACAATGGATAGAAAAACTAGAATATCCTTAGATGATCCAAGAGAAGATTTAACAGAAGTAGAAATAACTTCAGCGATGAATAACATTATAACCCAAAATATATTTGAAACAACTGGAGGAGATTTAGTATCTATAGCTGGAGCTAGAATAATTACAACACAAATACAAGATTTTTCAGTTTAA
- a CDS encoding DUF1659 domain-containing protein has product MAVNTILKSSKVKLELQNGLDENGKEIIKSKTLSSVKTDATDEGIYDSMVSITGLQQLPLTAVKRIDEKEIEMV; this is encoded by the coding sequence ATGGCAGTAAATACAATACTAAAATCAAGTAAAGTAAAATTAGAGCTTCAAAATGGTTTAGATGAAAATGGCAAAGAAATTATAAAATCTAAAACACTTTCATCAGTTAAAACAGATGCAACTGATGAAGGAATTTATGACAGTATGGTTTCAATAACAGGACTACAACAGTTACCACTTACAGCAGTAAAGAGAATTGATGAAAAAGAAATTGAAATGGTTTAA
- a CDS encoding sigma-70 family RNA polymerase sigma factor: MYGKIDDLVKKAKLGEKEAKMELLKSYKPLILAQIKRYYFEKEEIDDLISEGYEVILKGIDKFDFSKGVYFSGYINTILRYHYLDKLKSKKYVLSLDKKISSKDSNISLIDTLESETDIEKEYLYRELNDELIKNIEKLTIRQKQIIVMFYLRRVNINDISDRLGISYRTVINTKKNALEKLKKLYSKN, encoded by the coding sequence ATGTATGGTAAAATAGATGATTTAGTAAAAAAAGCAAAATTAGGCGAAAAAGAAGCAAAGATGGAGCTATTAAAAAGTTATAAACCTCTCATTTTAGCTCAAATAAAAAGATATTATTTTGAAAAAGAAGAAATAGATGATTTAATTAGTGAAGGATATGAGGTGATTTTAAAAGGAATAGATAAATTTGACTTTTCAAAAGGAGTTTATTTTTCTGGATATATAAATACTATTTTGAGATATCATTATTTAGATAAGCTTAAATCTAAAAAATATGTATTATCTCTAGATAAAAAAATTTCATCAAAAGATAGCAATATAAGTTTGATTGATACATTAGAATCAGAAACTGATATAGAGAAGGAATATTTATATAGGGAATTAAATGATGAATTGATTAAAAATATAGAAAAATTAACTATACGTCAAAAACAAATAATAGTTATGTTTTATTTAAGAAGAGTTAATATAAATGATATATCAGATAGATTAGGAATTTCCTATAGAACAGTTATAAATACAAAAAAGAATGCATTAGAAAAATTAAAAAAATTATATAGTAAAAACTAA